A part of Palaemon carinicauda isolate YSFRI2023 chromosome 8, ASM3689809v2, whole genome shotgun sequence genomic DNA contains:
- the LOC137645823 gene encoding uncharacterized protein, with protein sequence MSRQILTSAEVHRLSEDSSGEENVISNEKRTQSTADSDMPSNSDIVNMLLQQNQTLMQIIQKRSGSPAKKNEAPPPTKRSRRSPELPESANLDLFSFYNNGDESDYEDFNLLTFNKPIPSYISTNFKAEPSFHREGKIQLNNSLVALTFSEGHSDNRDKFFVSSQNKEFSDFFKLINTPKLNFWPEGKVFDDSYKRKFFYDIENIKMSISAFQGHAALAHIVYPSKVNDIDFLSKIIIGPLRRSIDLIQNLIRNFRSRALPRYLKEEIRDLIIKADIKEVWNLTEDQKSAIAACFHKGPLLRGGAANFRGRKFNFGGRFQGRRFSFLKGNPNFRFKSQPLRRGNRRGGYRGGRSQNGQANSSGAREKKDPRN encoded by the exons atgtctaggcaaattcttacctccgcggaggtgcatcggcttagcgaagactccagcggagaggagaacgtaatcagtaacgaaaaacgcacacaatcgactgcagatagtgatatgccttctaattctgatatcgtaaatatgttactacaacagaatcaaactcttatgcaaatcatccagaaaag aagtggttcacctgctaagaagaatgaggctccccctcctactaagcgctcaagacgatcacctgaattacctgaaagtgcaaatttagacctcttttccttttataataatggagacgaaagtgattacgaagatttcaaccttcttacattcaataaacccattccttcatatatttccaccaatttcaaagctgaaccatcttttcatagagaagggaaaattcaattgaataattcactagtagcattaactttcagtgaaggccatagtgataaccgggataaattctttgttagtagtcaaaataaggagttctcagacttttttaaattaattaatactccaaagttgaatttctggcctgaaggtaaggtatttgatgacagttataagagaaaatttttctatgacattgaaaatattaaaatgagtatttctgcctttcaagggcatgcagcactggcacacattgtatacccctccaaagtaaatgacattgattttttgtccaaaattattattggtcccctaaggaggagcatagacctcatacaaaatttgataagaaatttcagaagcagagcacttcctagatacctcaaggaagaaataagagatcttataatcaaagcagacattaaagaagtttggaatttaactgaagaccaaaaatcagccattgctgcctgctttcacaagggtcccctcctcagaggaggggcagcaaacttcaggggtaggaaattcaacttcgggggcagatttcagggaagaaggttcagtttcctcaaaggtaaccctaactttagattcaagtctcagccacttagaagaggtaataggcgaggtgggtacaggggggggaggtcacaaaatggacaagctaatagttcaggagccagagaaaagaaagaccctagaaattga